The Pseudanabaena yagii GIHE-NHR1 genomic interval TATTTAATTGATCGGATTGTGAATCTATATGCACTTTTACACTACTAAAGTCTGCTCCCATCGCTTGACCCATCTTAGCTTGAAGACTAGGATCTAGAGACTTTCCACTACCTCTCACACTTTGAATAGATGATTCTAAGTCTGACGATGCTTCCCCACCGCCAAGATTTTCACGTCTCTGTAACAAAGGCTTCATTTGAATTTCTTCATCCTCTTCCTCTATTCCCTCTTGTCTTTGGATTTGAGAGATCGGTTTCATTTGAATTTCTTTATCCTCTCCTTCTATTCCCCCTTGTCGTTGGACAGACTTATCATGCATTGGCGAATTAATTTGTTGAACTACTTTAGAAGCAGTCGCATCTGCTTCTTTTTCATACTTATCATTCGGTTCGCCAATATTCAACTTAGCTTGAATTGGGAAGCGATGTAACGAATTTCTCTGAATTGGACGATCAGAAGAGTTTGAAGGATTAGAGATTAGTTTCCCTAGTAAATTTTCTGATGACGAATTGGAAGCTTGATCTAGGAAATCTTCAGACTTTCGGTTAACTTGAGGAAAATCTGACTGTTCTGGTGCAAAAGCTCTAGTTTGCAAATTTAGGGTTGTAGGTTTGGGAGAAGTCACAAGTTGAGCAGACTTTTCTTGAGTGCGCTTCATAGCATTAACCTCTAAATTTGCTTACAGCAAAGCTGTATATATTCAATGCTAGATATTCTCGCATACTTGCAATTAGGATGCATATGTAAAGCACAGATATTTGAAGAATTTATTGATAATTTTTTTAACGACAATCTTGGCTATTAACTGAGCCATCTTGCAGAGTGGTGTTACATAGCTTTGCATTCTTCAGATTTGTGTTTATTAGTGACGAATTTTCGAGATTCGCATCCACTAAATTAGCTTCGCTCAGATTAGCGCTTTCGAGATTGGCAAACCCTAACTTAGCGTTAGTTAAATTCGCTTTGAGTAGATTTGCTCCTTCGAGGTTCACGAATTGCTTTACTAAGCTAAAAGCATCAACATTGCCATCACCATAGCTATCAGTCAAATTGGCTTCTTGAAGATTACTTTGGAGGAAGGAAGCCTCTAATAAATGGGTATTGCTGAGATTTGCACCTTGCAAATTGGCTTTACTAAAGTTAGTGACACGAAGATCGGCATAGCTCAGATCAGCTTGTGTGAGTAATGCTTCCTGTAAATTTGCACCTCTAAGATCGACGCTACGAAGATTTGCACCTTGCAAATTTGCTTTGTTAAGATTTGCACCAATGAGTTTAAGCCCACTTAAATCTGTATTTTGTAAGTTGCAGCCCTGACATCGGTTAGTTTCAATGAGCCGTTGACGATTGGCGGCTTGGAGCCGATCGCTACTAGGGTCAGCTAACGATGGTGAAGCGTTAGCGATCGCTATGATCGTTAAGATTCCTGCAAACAAGGGTTTGGAAAGATTTAGCATAATAGATTGATAATGTTGACTTAATGATGTGATTTTAACCAAGCTTTTCTGAATTAAAATCAGCATATAGTGTTTCCCAGCCTAATAAAGTACGAGGTTTTTTTCTGAAAATAATCCTCTGTAACTCACTTGCGGGGAAGGCGTGTGGTTGTGGTGTAGAAATTGGGAGTGCCTGTGATTCTGCGTTCTTTAT includes:
- a CDS encoding pentapeptide repeat-containing protein → MLILIQKSLVKITSLSQHYQSIMLNLSKPLFAGILTIIAIANASPSLADPSSDRLQAANRQRLIETNRCQGCNLQNTDLSGLKLIGANLNKANLQGANLRSVDLRGANLQEALLTQADLSYADLRVTNFSKANLQGANLSNTHLLEASFLQSNLQEANLTDSYGDGNVDAFSLVKQFVNLEGANLLKANLTNAKLGFANLESANLSEANLVDANLENSSLINTNLKNAKLCNTTLQDGSVNSQDCR